The Synechococcus sp. MVIR-18-1 region CCTTTAATGGCTTCACCGCAATCCTGGTGCTCTATTTCAAGCAACGATTTAACTGGGGCCCAGAGCTCGCTACCACGGCCTTTTTGATTGTGGGGGTGGTTGCCACCGTGGTCCAGGGTGGACTGATCGGTCCATTGGTAAAACGTTTTGGGGAGTGGAAACTCACGCTGATCGGTCTCGGGTTGGTGATCGCCGGCTGCTTGCTGATCCCCAGCACCAATCCAGAACAAGCCAGGATCGGGGTGTTCACAGCGGTGGCGATTTTGGCCAGCGGCACGGGTCTTGTCACCCCAAGCCTTCGCAGCCTCGTGTCTCGGCGTCTCAGCAATGAAGGACAAGGCGCCGCTCTTGGCAGCCTGCAAGCACTGCAGAGTCTTGGTAGTTTTTTAGGACCACCGCTGGCTGGATTGGCCTACGACCTCCTTGGTCAAACCAGTCCGTTCTTTGGCAGCGCAGGATTGCTGGTGGTCGTGCTGCTCTTGGTGACCCGCAGTCCCCTTGAACAGACCACAGGCTGACGCACGATTGCTACCTTTCCATTGCGAGCACTGTGCTCTAGACCATTGATGAGCGGCGTCATGCTTCCCGGGAATCTCTACATCAATCGGGAGCTCAGCTGGATCGCTTTCAACAGGCGCGTTCTAGCTCAAGCACTCGACCAAAGAACGCAGTTGTTGGAACAGGCCAAATTCAGCGCCATTTTCAGCAACAATCTCGATGAGTTTTTCATGGTGCGCGTGGCGTCCTTGAAGTCTCAGGTTGAGGCCGGCATCGACAAACAGAGTGAAGACGGGCGAACCCCTCGGGAGCAGCTCCATGAGATTCGCAACCAGCTCTCAGAGCTGCTGGAAGCCCAGCAGAAGCACTACCTCAACCACCTCCGCGTGGGCCTTGAAGACTATGGAGTGTTTCTGTTCAATTACGAACAACTAAACAACGCCCAAAGGCACTGGGTAGACAACTTCTTTCAAACGGCGATTTTTCCGGTCTTAACGCCCCTAGCGGTGGATCCTGCCCATCCCTTTCCCTTCGTTAGCAATCTCAGCCTCAACGTGGCCGCCCTGATCCACGACCCAGAGTCGGGCCAACGCCAACTGGCTCGCGTGAAGGTTCCCCAGAAGATCCTTCCTCGCTTTGTCTCGATTCCGATTGAGCTGAGCGGCCCTGATGCCAAACCGTTGCATACGGCAGTGCCTCTTGAACAGGTGATTGCCTTCAATCTCAGCCTGCTCTTTCCAGGAATGAGCATCGAAGGCCATTACTTTTTCCGGGTCACCAGGGATGCAGACCTGGAGCTACGAGACCTTGAAGCCGACGATCTCATGATCGCGATCGAACAAGGCCTGAGAAAGCGACGGATGGGGGGGGAAGTGGTCCGCCTAGAGGTTGCTGGCGACACACCGCAAGACGTCATTGAGATGTTGATGGACGGCATGTCTGTTGTTGAAGAAGACCTCTACAGAGTGAATGGACCTCTGGGCCTCGATGATCTCTTCGGCTTAATGGGCCTGCCGCTGCCTTACCTCAAAGACGCCACCCATTCAGGTCAAACTCCCGCCGTCCTCAGCCGCGCTCAGAGAGGCATGTTGGAAGACGGCTCGATCAAGGAAGAGGAGTTCGAAAGCATTTTCTCAGTCGTGCGTCGCCGCGATGTTCTCCTCCATCACCCTTACGACTTGTTTTCCACATCGGTAGAGGAATTCATCAATCAAGCAGCAGACGATCCCCTCGTCATGGGGATCAAGATGACCCTCTACCGCACGTCCAAAGATTCCCCGATCATCGCAGCACTCATCCGTGCAGCAGAAAATGGAAAGCAGGTGATGGCCCTGGTAGAGCTCAAAGCCCGCTTCGACGAAGACAACAATATTCAATGGGCCAAGCATCTTGAGCGCTCAGGTGTGCATGTGGTTTATGGCGTGATTGGCCTCAAAACACATACCAAGATTGTTCTGGTCGTTCGCAAAGAGAAAGAACGCCTGCGCAGCTACGTCCATATCGGAACTGGCAACTACAACTCCAAAACCTCTCGTCTTTACACCGATATAGGCCTGCTTTCAGCACGACCAGAACTCGGCCAAGACCTTGTGGAGTTGTTTAACTACCTAACCGGTTTCTCCAAACAACAAAGCTTCCGCAAACTACTTGTTGCTCCTGTCTCCTTAAGAAAGGGAATGGAGCAATTGATTCGGCGTGAAATCGAACATGCCCAACAAGGACGTGGTGGATCGATCAAAGCAAAAATGAATTCTCTGGTGGATCCCGGAATCATTGCTCTTTTGTATGAAGCATCTCAAGCCGGAGTCACGATCCAATTAATCATCAGAGGGATGTGCAGCCTCTACCCCCGCCTTGAAGGCATTAGCGACAACATCAAAGTGGTAAGCATCATTGGCCGCTTCTTAGAGCATTCGCGCATCTTTTGGTTTAACAACGGCGGCGAAGCGGAGGTATTCATCGGAAGCGCCGACTTAATGCCACGCAATCTTGACCGACGCGTCGAAGCGGTTGTGCCCATTGAAGAACCAGAGCTAAGAGCACAGCTCGAGCGCCTACTTGAGCGCTACTTAAGCGACAACAGAGGGGCATGGGACATGCAGCCTGACGGATCTTTCATTCAGCGGAATCCCGAAGGAGAAGAGCGCAACTCCCAATTGCAGTTAATCGATGACTGGAAAGGAAGCGCCCTACTTCAACCAAATCGGTAACCATTTACAAATTCAAATGAAAGCCAAAAAAGAAAAAACTCCGCATTTTTGTAGCGATTGACACTCTTGACGACTTAAATCGCCGAGTTCCAGAAAGGTTTCATAATTGCATTCATAACTTTTTCAGGTAGGTGCTATGTTTCGCCCAAATTCGTCAGGAGACCAGGGTGATGGGGATCCCTCTGGAGTCCAAAGAAGCTGCCCCTAAAGGCACTTCTAAGGAACCTTTATTGCCAGCGGCTAGTCGTCGCAGTGCAGCCAATCGCTCAAGTGGCACAACTTCGAGCAAAGGAAATCGCTCAAGTGGGCGCTTAGCCACAGATTCAATTGGTCATTACTTAAGCAGTATTGGTCGTGTTCCGCTCCTAACAGCTGCTGAAGAAATTGAGCTTGCACACCATGTGCAAGCCATGAAAGAACTGCTTGACATTCAAGAAGAAGACCGCACACCTAAGCAACGCCATCGCATCCGGATGGGGAAGAGGGCACGCGATCGGATGATGGCTGCCAACCTCAGGTTGGTGGTGAGTGTCGCCAAGAAATACCAAAACCAAGGCCTCGAACTGCTCGACCTCGTTCAGGAAGGAGCCATCGGCCTTGAGCGTGCTGTCGACAAATTTGACCCAGCCATGGGCTACAAGTTTTCGACTTACGCCTACTGGTGGATTCGTCAAGGCATGACACGGGCGATCGATAACAGTGCGCGCACGATCCGCCTGCCGATTCACATCAGTGAAAAGCTGTCGAAAATGCGCAAGATCACCCGGGAGCTCTCCCATCGTTTCGGGCGTCAACCGAACCGCTTGGAGTTGGCCCATGCCATGGGCATTGAACCGAGAGATCTAGAAGAGCTCATCGCTCAAAGTGCTCCCTGTGCCTCCCTGGATGCTCACGCCCGTGGCGAAGAAGATCGCAGCACCCTTGGAGAACTGATCCCAGATCCAAACGGCGATGAGCCGATGGAAGGCATGGATCGCAGCATTCAGAAGGAGCATCTGGGCGGCTGGCTCTCCCAGCTCAATGAACGCGAACAAAAAATCCTGCGTTTACGGTTTGGCCTTGGTGGGGAAGAGCCGCTCACCCTTGCCGAAATTGGTCGTCAAATCAATGTGTCGCGCGAACGGGTACGCCAACTCGAATCCAAAGCCATTTTGAAATTGCGCACGATGACCAATCATCAGCAGGCTGCCTGAGTCGTCCTTGCCTCTGCCATCTCTGTTGCTCATCGCCCTCTGGATGGCTGGTGTTCTCGGCAGCGCTCTGGCCTGCCGTCAACGCTGGCCCAACCAACGCGAGTTGAGTCGAAAAATTGTCCATATCGGCACCGGCCCGGTTTTGCCGCTCGCCTGGATTCTTCAGGTGCCTGCCTCCATCGCGGTTCCTTGTGCTGTGGTGGTCACCCTGATCGCCTTCATCAATCACCGCTGGACCTTGCTACCCGCAGTGGAAGATGTGGGCCGAAACAGTTACGGGACCGTTGCCTATGGCTTCGCGATCTGTTTGCTTCTGATCCTGTTTTGGGCTGACAATCCAGCTGCTGCCTGTGCTGGAGTGCTAGTGATGGCCTTCGGGGATGGCCTGGCAGGTCTGATTGGACGCGCCGTTCGTTCCCCCAACTGGACGCTCTTAGACCAGCGCAAGTCCATCGTCGGCACAACGACGATGGCCATCACCAGTGCTGTGGTGTTGCTCGCTTTAGTGCTGATCACCCAAAGTCAACTCACCCCACTGCGGCTCTTAGCGGTCTGCACGTTGGCAGTGGGACTCGAACAACTGAGCCTCTGGGGCATCGACAACCTGACCGTGCCCCTTGGAGTGGCCTTGAGTTGGACCTGGATGACGGCCTGATCAAATCCACAAGAGCGGCGCCTAGCTGAACCTTGCCCGAGCGACAGAAGCAGCGAGCTCTCCAAGCAATTCACCAGTGGTTTCAAGACTGATGCATGCATCAGTCACACTCTGCCCATACGTCAGAGAGCTCCTGTCTGCAGACAACTTTTGATTGCCTTCTACAAGGTGGCTTTCAATCATGACTCCCATGACATGGTCCGACTTCTGGTCCACCTGAGAGGCAACTGCTCTTAACACCTCGCTCTGACGGCGAAAGTCTTTGCTCGAATTGGCATGGCTGCAGTCCACCATCAAGCGATCCGGCAGCCCAGCACCCGTGAGCTCGGCAGCTGACTCCTGAATCGCCTCCACGTGGTAATTCGTTCCACGATTGCCACCACGCAAAACCAAGTGCCCATTTGGGTTTCCAGAGGTGCTAACGATCGAGGCATGACCCTCACGATTGATGCCCAGGAAATGATGGGGCTTAGCTGCAGCCTGCATTGCATTGATCGCAATCGTGGCACTGCCATCGGTGCTGTTTTTGTAGCCAATGGGCATCGACAAGCCTGAAGCCATTTCACGATGGGTCTGGCTTTCAGTGGTGCGTGCACCAATCGCTGTCCAGCTGATGAGATCCGCAATGTATTGAGGAACAACAGGATCCAACAGCTCCGTTGCTGTAGGCATTCCTTCTTGAGCCAAATCAAGCAGCAGCGAACGGGCCATCCGCAGCCCCGTATTGATGTCGTAAGAGCCATCGAGATGGGGATCGTTAATCAACCCCTTCCATCCCACGGTGGTACGAGGTTTTTCGAAATACACCCGCATCACAATCTCCAGCTCAGCGGCATGTCTCTCCCGCAAAGGCGCCAAGCGACGGGCGTAGTCGCGAGCCGCATCCACGTCATGCACAGAACAGGGACCAACGATCACCAACAGCCGTCGGTCCAAGCCACTCAGGATGGCTTGAATGCGGCTGCGAGCCGTCACCACTGTCTCTAAAGCCGTTGGATCAATTGGCAGATCGCGATGCAACAGAGCCGGAGGGATCAGTGGTCGGGTGTCCACCACATGGAGATCGTGGGTGGTGGTCATGCCTTGGCCTGAAATTCAGTTCAGATTACGCAAGTCGATCCACCCCAACAAACAACAGAGTGGAACGCTGACCAACAACAATGGTGTGTATCGCTGTCTGCGCCGCCAAAACCGATGCTGAGCTCCTATCGCGAGAACGCCGAGGAACGGGGAAACCAGGGCATCCCACCGCTCCCTCTTGATGCCGCTCAGACCAAGGCCCTCACCGAACTTCTTCAACAACCACCAGCAGGGGAAGATCAAACCTTGCTGCACCTGCTGAGCGAACGCATTCCACCCGGCGTCGATGAAGCGGCCTATGTCAAAGCAACCTGGTTAAGTGCCGTCGCCCAAGGCAAAGCCTCCAGCCCATTGGTGGCCCCTTTGGAGGCGGTGCAACTGCTCGGCACCATGGTGGGTGGATACAACGTTGCCGCACTGATCGAACTGCTGAAGCATCCGAACGAGACACTTGCGAGCTGTGCCGTTCAAGGTCTGAGCCGCACCCTCCTGGTTTACGACGCTTTCAATGACGTCATGGAGCTGGCAGCGAGCAACCGTTACGCCCAACAGGTGGTGGACAGCTGGGCCGCAGCGGAATGGTTTACCCGGCGAGATGAGCTCGCCAAAGAGATCACCGTGTCTGTGTTCAAGGTGGACGGCGAAACCAACACGGACGACCTCTCACCAGCCACCCACGCGACCACACGTCCAGACATCCCATTACACGCCCTGGCGATGTTGGAAACCCGTGATCCCGAGGGACTCAACACCATCGAAACCCTCAAGAAAAAAGGTCATCCCGTGGCCTATGTGGGTGATGTAGTTGGCACCGGAAGCTCTCGAAAAAGCGCCATCAACTCCGTGCTTTGGCACACCGGCAATGACATCCCCCATGTTCCCAACAAGCGCGCCGGCGGGGTGATTATTGGCGGCAAGATTGCCCCCATCTTTTTCAACACAGCAGAAGATTCAGGCGCCTTACCGATTGAGTGTGATGTCAGCGATCTGAACACCGGTGATGTGATCACGATTCGCCCTTACGCCGGCACGATCGAACGCGATGGCACGGTGATCAGCCGTTTTGAACTCAAGCCGAGCACGATCAGCGACGAAGTTCGTGCTGGCGGTCGCATCCCACTCATGATTGGCCGCGCTCTCACCGACAAGGTGCGCAGCCAACTTGGACTCGCCCCTTCTGAAACCTTCATCCGGCCTAGCGCTCCTGCCGATACCGGAAAAGGCTTCACCTTGGCTCAAAAGATGGTGGGCAAAGCCTGCGGTCTTCCAGGCGTCCGTCCCGGCACAAGCTGTGAACCGCTGATGACCACCGTTGGCAGTCAAGACACCACCGGACCCATGACCCGGGACGAAATGAAGGAGTTGGCCTGCCTTGGCTTTTCCGCTGATTTGGTGATGCAGAGCTTCTGCCACACCGCCGCTTACCCCAAACCAGTGGACCTGCAGACCCAGAAAGACTTACCTGATTTCTTTGCCCAACGCGGCGGTGTCGCCCTTCGCCCCGGTGACGGCATCATCCACAGCTGGCTTAATCGCATGCTTTTGCCCGACACCGTGGGCACAGGGGGTGACAGCCACACCCGTTTCCCGCTCGGTATTTCTTTTCCAGGAGGTTCCGGGGTTGTGGCCTTTGCTGCCGCAATCGGTGCCATGCCGCTCGACATGCCCGAATCGGTCTTGGTCCGGTTCAGCGGCTCTCTTCAGTCGGGGGTCACACTCCGCGATGTGGTGAATGCGATCCCCTGGGTGGCGATCCAAAAGGGTCTGCTCACCGTGGAGAAATCCAACAAGAAAAATGTCTTCAATGGCCGGATCATGGAAATTGAAGGATTGCCAGATCTCAAGCTGGAGCAAGCCTTCGAGCTCACAGACGCCACGGCAGAACGCTCTTGCGCAGGCTGCACCATCAAATTGTCCGAGGCCACAGTGAGTGAATATCTGAGCAGCAATGTGGCGCTGCTCAAAAACATGATTGCGCGCGGCTACAGCGATGCCCGCACCCTGGCGCGACGGATCAAGGTGATGGAGGACTGGCTGGCCAACCCCCAACTCCTTCAGGCGGATGACGACGCTCAATACGCCGAAGTGATTGAGATCAATCTCGATGAGCTCACCGAACCCGTCCTCGCCTGCCCGAACGATCCCGACAACGTGAAACTGCTCAGCGAAGTGGCTGGCGAAGCCGTTCAAGAGGTCTTCATCGGCTCTTGCATGACCAACATCGGCCACTACCGCGCCGCGGCCAAAGTTCTCGAAGAGGCCGGCGACATCGCCGCCAGGCTCTGGGTTTGCCCGCCCACACGCATGGACGAGGACATGCTCAAGCAAGAGGGCTACTACGCCACGTTTGAAGCGGCCGGCAGCCGCATGGAAATGCCTGGCTGCTCGCTCTGCATGGGCAATCAAGCCCGGGTGGATGACAACACCACCGTGTTCTCCACGAGCACCCGCAACTTCAACAACCGGCTTGGCAAAGGAGCACAGGTTTTCCTCGGCAGCGCCGAATTAGCCGCTGTTTGCGCCCTGCTCGGGCGCATTCCCACACCCGATGAGTACCAAAGGATCGCCGCTGAAAAGATCGACCCACTCTCCGCAGAGCTCTACCGCTATCTCAACTTCGACCAGATCGATAACTTTGTGGAACAAGGTCGGGTGCTGAGCGCTTCGGAACAAGCGGAGGTCATGGCCGGCGCCTAGACGGCGTCTGCTTAAAGCCATGACTGCAGCTAGCGACCTAAAAGAAAAACAAGATCCATCCGGTTCGAGTCGGAGCATTCGCCGGCTGCTGGAACGCCGCTGGCTGGTGGTTGTGCTCGCCTTGATGTTCACGGGCCTTGGCGCAGCCCTCACCGGGGTGTTGTTCAAGGTGGGCATCAAAGTTTTAGGTGCCTGGCGCCTGGAACTGCTGGCAGACCTTCCTGCTTGGGCCGTTCTGCCTTGCTTAGGCGCAACAGGTGGTTTGGTGTCTGGATTGCTGGTTTCTCGGCTGGCACCATCAGCAGGTGGATCCGGAATCACCCACATCATGGGATTCCTGAACCATCGGGCCGTCCCGATGGGTCTCAAGGTGGGCTTGGTCAAATTGGTTGCCGGAATCGTCGCCATCGGCAGTGGCTTCCCCCTCGGACCGGAAGGTCCCGCCGTTCAGATGGGGGGATCGGTGGCCTGGCAACTTGCGCGTTGGCTAAGAGCACCTGCGGCATTCCGTCGCGTGATCGTCGCAGCGGGCGGTGGAGCAGGGATTGCGGCCGTATTTCACGCTCCGATAGGCGGTTTTTTTTACGCCATTGAGGAATTACTGCACTCCGTAAGACCAGTCGTAATGCTGCTGGTGATCGTCACCACCTTTTTGGCGGATGCCTGGGCGGATGTGTTGGGGTTAGCGGGTTTAAGCACAGGTGGTAGCGGGCTGAACACTGGCCTTGGCTTTCAGCTGGAGAAGGAATACGAACCACTGGTGAGTTTTTTACCCATCGATCTGGGATACCTGATCGGACTGGGCGTTGTTGTGGGTGTCTTGGCCGAGCTGTATTGCCGCTATGTCATCGCCATGCAGAAACAAGGGCATCGTTGGTTCGGTGACCGCCTCGTTCTGCGCATGGTGATCAGCGGAGCACTTCTAGGGGGGGTGTATTCATGTCTCCCCTCCGAATTTCACAACCTCCAAGGATTACAAGACCTCATCGGTGATGGGAAAGCTGATATTCCAATGGCGCTCGGCACCTTTGTGGTGCTGTTTTTCAGTACGGGATTAGCAGCAGCGTCTGGTGCACCTGGAGGCTTGTTTTTCCCAATGCTCACCCTGGGCGGTGCCATCGGCCTCGCCTGTGGGATTTGGGTGGAAGCACTCACTGGCCACGTGCCCAGCACCTATGTCTTTGCGGGGATGGGAGCCTTCGTAGCCAGTTGTTCACGCACGCCGATTACGGCCATGTTTTTAGCCTTCGCTCTAACCAAGGATTTGTTGGTTCTAAAACCAATTCTGGTGGCCTGTTTGGCGAGTTTTCTGATCGCACGCCTGTTTGATCACCGCTCGATCTACGAGAGACAAATGGAGCTCGAATTTCTAGAGGAAGATCACCTCCAAGCCGAAATTGAACGACGAAGAGGCATTCAGCATGAATGAGCTGGCTCGACGCGGCGGCAACAACTGACCCCAAACACAGCAATCCTCGATAGCTGAAATGGCCATAGCAAGGGATCAGGGATCCATCGCGTTGCCTGCTCCGTTGATCCTGCAGGATGAAACCGTGATGCACGGGCTCTGCTGAACCGCGAAACCCTCCTGTTTGAACCTGCTGTAGCCGAGGTAGGTGCACTGAAAACAGTGCTGGCCTTCCCCAGCACCTACACCGTGGGCATCACCAGCCTTGGCTACCAGCTCGTATGGGCCAGCTTGGCCATGCGCTCCGATCTCGATGTCAGGAGGCTCTTTACAGATCAAGGGGATCCTCAACACCGTCGCTGTGATCTCTTTGGCCTCTCTCTGAGCTGGGAGCTGGATGGGCCTGTTCTTTTGGATCTCCTGGAACAACAACGGATTCCCCTTTGGAGCCATGAACGTGGTGATCAGGATCCAATCGTGTTCGGTGGCGGTCCCGTTCTGACGGCCAACCCCGAACCGCTAGCCCCGTTTTTTGATGTTGTGCTGCTCGGGGATGGAGAAGAGCTGCTGCCCGCCTTCATCGACGCCCTGCAGCAGGTGCGAGACGAATCCCGTCAAAAGCGCCTTCGTTATTTAGCGCAGATTCCTGGCATCTATGTGCCCGATCTGCATGCTCCACAATTCAGTGCCGACGGCGCCTTTGTGGGGATCAAACCCAGAGAGGCAGATCTACCTGAGCGCATCGCGAAACAAACCTGGAGGGGCAACACCCTGAGCCACTCCACAGTGATCACCCCCGAAGCCGCCTGGCCCGACATTCACATGGTGGAGGTGGTGCGCAGCTGCCCAGAACTCTGTCGCTTTTGCTTGGCGAGTTACCTCACCTTGCCCTTCCGAACCCCATCTCTTGATGACGGCCTGATTCCTGCGGTTGAGAAAGGGCTTAAAGCAACCCGGCGTCTCGGATTATTGGGTGCCTCGGTGACCCAACATCCCCAATTCAGCGATTTGCTGCAGTGGCTGGATCAAGACCGCTTTGATGACTTGCGCGTGAGTGTCAGCTCCGTGCGCGCTGCCACCGTGACACCTCAGTTAGCTGAAACCTTGAGTCGCCGCGGAAGCAAGTCGGTGACGATCGCCATCGAAAGCGGAAGTGATCGAATGAGGCGCGTCGTGAATAAGAAACTCAGCCGGGAGGAAATCAGCGCCGCAGCCCGTTATGCAAAAGAAGGAGGACTGAAAAGCCTCAAGCTCTACGGAATGGTGGGACTCCCCACGGAGCAAGACGAGGACATCGAAGCCACCGCCGACCTGCTTCTGGATCTAAAAAAACAAACTCCAGGCCTGCGCTTCACCTTGGGGGTGAGCACCTTTGTGCCAAAAGCCCACACACCATTTCAGTGGCAAGGGGTTCGGCCAGAAGCCGACAAACGCCTCAAACGACTCGCCAAACGGCTCAAACCGAAGGGTGTGGAACTGCGTCCTGAGAGCTACGGCTGGAGCGTGATCCAAGCCCTGCTCTCCCGCAGTGATCGTCGACTCGCACCAGTGATTGCCGCAGTGAGGGGCTCTCAAGAGAGTCTTGGTGGCTGGAAAAAGGCCTATCGCGCAGCACGAGCAGAAGAATTACCAGCCGCTAGCTCTGCCGGAGTGCCTTTGCCCCGCCCTCCCGCCTGGGAGGAAGTTGTGCATGAAACCTGGTCAGACGACCACATTCTTCCCTGGTGCCATCTGGATGGTCCCCTTCCCAACGAAACGCTTCTCAAGCATCAACACCAAGCGCTGAGTCCAGAGAACGCTCCTGACGACGCTCCTCACTCGGTCTGAGCAAACAGCGCAGTCCCGCCAACAAAATCCAGCCAGCAATATTCACGCGGCTATCAAAAAACGGCAGATCGGTGCCGTGCAAAACCAACAAGGTGAGCACTGCTGCCCACCAAGCACGATCAAACAACCGTCTGAGCCCACGACGAAGCGCCACGATCAACAAGGCCAGCACCAACCCCGCCACCAAAGCCGCCACCGGTAAGCCATGGGCAATGGCCAGTTCAAGGGGAAGGTTGTGGGCATGCCCATGCCATTTCCCTGTTCTGAGTGGATAAATCACCGAAAAAGCCGCTGCCCCCCATCCCAGCCAGGGCCTCTCAGCAATCAACTGAACAGCCACACCCCACTGACTCAGGCGCGTAGACGCAAGAACGCGCTCACCAGCGTGCTGACTATCACTGAGCCGGCCCCAGATCCCCTCTGGCACCAGCGACCGTGCGGGGACCTGAATCAACAACGGCATCCCAGGCACAACAGACACAATCAACACCCCAAGGCCAACCGCCAACAGCGGTACAAGCCAAGGCCAGCTGATCGGACCCAACACAATCGGGAGCGCCAGCACCAAAGCACCCCAGCCATTGCGCGACTCGGTGAGCACGAGGGCCGTCACAAAAGAGACCACCAGGCCCAGAACAACAGCCCGCCGCAGCTTGCTCAGGCCCGGTTGAATCAGTGCTGCAAGCGCCAAGGGCCAA contains the following coding sequences:
- a CDS encoding O-antigen ligase; the protein is MIQRIDASRPLEASRWGWRCFQIGLFFLPSSALLASLLLFPSLLMSSWRSERPFWRDPWNAPLFLASLLMVIGCFGSYSGSLAWVGMGNWLPFFWAFWGFQPYVSSAEARRRSALWLVAGSFPVVLTGLGQLWWGWQGPWQVLGGSIIWFMTPGGEPEGRLSGLFDYANIAAAWLALVWPLALAALIQPGLSKLRRAVVLGLVVSFVTALVLTESRNGWGALVLALPIVLGPISWPWLVPLLAVGLGVLIVSVVPGMPLLIQVPARSLVPEGIWGRLSDSQHAGERVLASTRLSQWGVAVQLIAERPWLGWGAAAFSVIYPLRTGKWHGHAHNLPLELAIAHGLPVAALVAGLVLALLIVALRRGLRRLFDRAWWAAVLTLLVLHGTDLPFFDSRVNIAGWILLAGLRCLLRPSEERRQERSLDSALGVDA
- a CDS encoding radical SAM protein, with protein sequence MLAFPSTYTVGITSLGYQLVWASLAMRSDLDVRRLFTDQGDPQHRRCDLFGLSLSWELDGPVLLDLLEQQRIPLWSHERGDQDPIVFGGGPVLTANPEPLAPFFDVVLLGDGEELLPAFIDALQQVRDESRQKRLRYLAQIPGIYVPDLHAPQFSADGAFVGIKPREADLPERIAKQTWRGNTLSHSTVITPEAAWPDIHMVEVVRSCPELCRFCLASYLTLPFRTPSLDDGLIPAVEKGLKATRRLGLLGASVTQHPQFSDLLQWLDQDRFDDLRVSVSSVRAATVTPQLAETLSRRGSKSVTIAIESGSDRMRRVVNKKLSREEISAAARYAKEGGLKSLKLYGMVGLPTEQDEDIEATADLLLDLKKQTPGLRFTLGVSTFVPKAHTPFQWQGVRPEADKRLKRLAKRLKPKGVELRPESYGWSVIQALLSRSDRRLAPVIAAVRGSQESLGGWKKAYRAARAEELPAASSAGVPLPRPPAWEEVVHETWSDDHILPWCHLDGPLPNETLLKHQHQALSPENAPDDAPHSV